A window of Bacteroidota bacterium genomic DNA:
TAATCGTTGAAAAGTGTCGGTTTTTGGTGATTTTTGCAAAAAAACTTCTACTAAATGCAGAAATTCATCGACGGATGAAGAAAAGGCCCAATTTATTTGAAGAATTACAAAGGATCAACGTCGAGTATGATACGAATTGATTTAAAATCAGTGGAATTTCCCATTACTTTTATTTCCTCATACAACTGATTCTTTTGTTGAGAAACGGATACATCTTTGCGGAATTTCAGCAGTATATTTTTCAGATAGTAATTTTTTATTCTCGAAACCGGGGGATATTCGGGGCCGAGAACTCCTTCATTAAAGCGACGGCGAAGGCTTTCGGCAAAAATCCGTGCTCCTCTGTTCAGTAAATCACTGTCTTTATGCTTTAACGTAATCCTTAACAGCCGGTAGAACGGAGGATATTTGAAGTTCCTTCGTTCCAGAATTTGGGTATCGTACATTGAGGCATAATCATTGTCGATTACAAAGCGGATAACCGAATGCCAGGGATTGTATGATTGTATGATAACTTTTCCCTGTTTATCTTTTCTTCCAGCGCGTCCGCTTACCTGCGCCATCATCTGGTAAGCCCGCTCAAACGACCTGAAATCAGGGTAGGTAAGCATATTGTCGGCATTCAGAATACCGACCAGGCTGACATTATCGAAATCGAGTCCTTTCGTAACCATTTGGGTGCCTACCAGGATATCGGTTTTGCGGTCTTCAAAATCGTTGATGAGCCTCTGGTAAGCATTTCGTGTACGTGTAGTATCGAGATCCATTCTTTTTATACGCGCCTTTGGAAGAAAAACAGCGAGTTCTTCTTCCACTTTTTCAGTGCCAAATCCCTTCATCATTATGGCCGTATTGCCGCAGGCAGGGCATTTGTCGGGTACACGTGCCGTATATCCGCAATAATGACATCGAAGGTTTCCCGATTGTTTGTGATGAATCAGTGTAACATCGCAGTGCACGCATTGAGGCACCCAACTGCATTCCTTGCACTCAAGCCTCAATGAAAATCCTCGCCTGTTCTGGAAAAGAATAATCTGCTCTTTATTGGCAAGCGCCTGCTCCATCTGCTCAAGTAAAAAATTCGAGAAGATGGATTTCATTAATTTCTTTTTAGTTTCTTCCTTTATATCTGCTACAAGAACTTCCGGCATCATGACATTTCCGTAACGCTTCAGAAGTTCTACCAGGGTGTATTTTCCGCTTTTAGCGTTATAATAACTTTCAATACATGGCGTGGCTGAACCAAGCACCACGCCTGCTTTATGAATCCACGCCAGATAAACTGCCGCATCACGTGCGTTGTAGCGCGGTGCCGGGTCGTATTGCTTGTATGAGGTATCATGCTCTTCATCAACAATCACCAGTCCCAGATTAGAAAACGGCAGGAAAATGGCTGAGCGTGCGCCAAGCACAATATCATACGATGAACCTTCGCCGCCGTTTCGGCCAAAAGCAAGTACTTTGTTCCACACTTCCACGCGCTCGCTGTCATTGTATTTTGAGTGATAAATGCCTACGCGATTTCCGAAATATTTCCGGAGCCGGTTTATGATTTGTGTTGTTAACGCAATCTCCGGAAGCAGGAACAGCACCTGCTTTCCTTCACTGATGGTTTTTTCAATCAGGCGGATATAACACTCCGTTTTTCCGCTTGAAGTTACACCGTGCAGCAGGGCAACCTTACCCAACTCAAACGAACCGTTGATATCGGCAACAGCTTGTTCCTGTTCTTCATTAAGAACAATCGAAGCAGGGTCGTCGGTGCGGTCTGTTTTGTACAGGCGGCTGAACACTACTTCATATGTTTCGAAAACACCCTTTTTTACTAATGCACTCAGTTGTGCCGCCGACGTTTCACTGTCTTTGAGCAATTGCTGACGCGTGATGTGTTTGCTCTTCTCGGGGCCGTTGCGCTCAATATTGATGAATGTCATCAGTATCTCCAGCTGCTTTTGTGCTTTTTTATTCAGCAGGTCAAACAACGGCCGCAATACATCATCATCTTTATATTTTTCACTTAATCTTACACAAACTTCGGTTTTTGGTCTAAAGCGGTCAATCAGTTCTTCTTCCAGTAAAATCACGCCTTTTTCAATCATAGTCTTTATTACCGGAATCACCTTTTTTTGATCGAGCAGATCAGAAACTTCGCTGATACTGAGTGCTTTCCTGTTTGCCAGTGCTTCGACCACCAGCAACTCACGCTCATTGAGCAACTCCATTTCACCTCCGTATGAGCTGTCGAGAACTACACGGCTTTCGCTTGCCAGCTTAAGCGCCGCCGGCAGAGCGGCATTCATTACTTCGCCGGGACGGCACATGTAATAATCAGCCATCCAGTCCCAGAATCGAAACTGAAAATCATTCACTACAGGAGCAGCATCCAGTACAGAGAGAATATATTTTGGAACGTATGCCGGCACTTCTTCATGAACGCGGTAAACAAGAGCAGTATAAATTTTTTGCTTGCCAAACTGCACAACAACACGCATGCCTTGTTGTATTTCATCATTCAACTCAAACGGAACCCTGTAGGTGTAACGTCCCGGTATTGGCAGGGGAAGTACAACATCAACAAAAAGGGTTTTGCGTTCCATGAAATGCACAAATAATTTTCAGATACAAATACGATTAGGTTGATAAAACATGCGCCATTTCCAGCATTTCGCGGTCCATTTCCTGATGGTGTTTGCATGCTTTTTCAAAAGGAGTAAGCACAACTTTTTTATTAACCTGACCGACCATCACACCGCTTTGGCCGTTCAACAAGGCTTTCACAGCTTCGTAGCCGAGTGTGCTTGCCAGTACTCGATCCATACAACTGGGCGTTCCGCCGCGCTGCATATGACCAATAATAGCAACACGCGTTTCGTAAAAATTGAATTTCGCTTTAACTTTTTCGGCAACTTCAAATGCGCCGCCTTCATTTTCGCCTTCGGCAACAATAATGATTCCCGACGATTTATTCTCACGCCTGCCTGATTCCAGTCGTTTAATCAGATCTTCGATATGGGTTTGAGTTTCGGGAACAAGAATATCTTCGGCGCCACAGGCAATACCACTGCGCAGTGCAATAAATCCTGCATCGCGCCCCATTACTTCAACAAAAAATAATCGATTGTGAGAAGCGGCCGTATCGCGTAATTTGTCCACTGCGTCAACAACTGTATTTATGGCAGTATCGTAACCAATGGTGAAATCACTTCCGAAAAGATCGTTATCTATGGTTCCGGGAACACCGGCAACGGCTACGCCATACTTTGTTCCGAGCGCATTCGCCCCTCTGAATGTTCCATCGCCGCCAATGGCGACAAGAGCGTCAATTCCTTCTTTTTTAATATTCTGGTAAGCCAGTTCCAATCCTTCGTCAGTGCGAAAACGTTCACTGCGAGCGGTTTTTAGAATAGTGCCGCCTCGCTGAAGAATATTTCCCACCGAATAATTATACATCTTTACAAATTCGGCGTCAATCAAACCTTCGTATCCGCGGCAGACGCCGGTAACTTCAATTCCGTGATAGATGGCTGTACGCACTACCGCTCTTATGGCCGCATTCATACCCGGTGCATCACCACCTGACGTAAGTACACCTATTTTCTTAATTTTATTGCTCATATTTTTGATGGTTGTTTCTACGTTGATTCTGTAAAACAAAAGTACAGATAATATAGAAGAGTGAATAGTGAAGAACTAAGAACTAAAAATGCATGAAATTTTATATTGTCTTCGGGGAGTTTACATGCATCAATTTTCAAATTTTCAAATCTTCAAATTGACCTTTGGTTGCAGTTTTTTCTGTTTCTTGTTTTGCGAATACCCGTTTATAAATAGCGTTACTTATCGCAAAGAAGATGGGCGCCGTAATAAAACCGCCGATTACATCAAGTGCATAATGTGCTTTTATATATACTGTGGCAAGAATTAAAAAAAAGACTACCGGAAGCATTGTGTAAAACAGCATTTTGCCTTGTTTCCATCCAATAATTAATAAAATCAGAGAGATGCCAACATGGCTGCTCGGGAAGGCGCCGGTGGGTTTTTCGCCGATATCCTGCGCCAGCTTCACCGCACCGCTGAAAAACCAGGAACCATGAATATCTGAGGGCGTGAGACC
This region includes:
- the pfkA gene encoding 6-phosphofructokinase, with product MSNKIKKIGVLTSGGDAPGMNAAIRAVVRTAIYHGIEVTGVCRGYEGLIDAEFVKMYNYSVGNILQRGGTILKTARSERFRTDEGLELAYQNIKKEGIDALVAIGGDGTFRGANALGTKYGVAVAGVPGTIDNDLFGSDFTIGYDTAINTVVDAVDKLRDTAASHNRLFFVEVMGRDAGFIALRSGIACGAEDILVPETQTHIEDLIKRLESGRRENKSSGIIIVAEGENEGGAFEVAEKVKAKFNFYETRVAIIGHMQRGGTPSCMDRVLASTLGYEAVKALLNGQSGVMVGQVNKKVVLTPFEKACKHHQEMDREMLEMAHVLST
- the priA gene encoding primosomal protein N', with the translated sequence MERKTLFVDVVLPLPIPGRYTYRVPFELNDEIQQGMRVVVQFGKQKIYTALVYRVHEEVPAYVPKYILSVLDAAPVVNDFQFRFWDWMADYYMCRPGEVMNAALPAALKLASESRVVLDSSYGGEMELLNERELLVVEALANRKALSISEVSDLLDQKKVIPVIKTMIEKGVILLEEELIDRFRPKTEVCVRLSEKYKDDDVLRPLFDLLNKKAQKQLEILMTFINIERNGPEKSKHITRQQLLKDSETSAAQLSALVKKGVFETYEVVFSRLYKTDRTDDPASIVLNEEQEQAVADINGSFELGKVALLHGVTSSGKTECYIRLIEKTISEGKQVLFLLPEIALTTQIINRLRKYFGNRVGIYHSKYNDSERVEVWNKVLAFGRNGGEGSSYDIVLGARSAIFLPFSNLGLVIVDEEHDTSYKQYDPAPRYNARDAAVYLAWIHKAGVVLGSATPCIESYYNAKSGKYTLVELLKRYGNVMMPEVLVADIKEETKKKLMKSIFSNFLLEQMEQALANKEQIILFQNRRGFSLRLECKECSWVPQCVHCDVTLIHHKQSGNLRCHYCGYTARVPDKCPACGNTAIMMKGFGTEKVEEELAVFLPKARIKRMDLDTTRTRNAYQRLINDFEDRKTDILVGTQMVTKGLDFDNVSLVGILNADNMLTYPDFRSFERAYQMMAQVSGRAGRKDKQGKVIIQSYNPWHSVIRFVIDNDYASMYDTQILERRNFKYPPFYRLLRITLKHKDSDLLNRGARIFAESLRRRFNEGVLGPEYPPVSRIKNYYLKNILLKFRKDVSVSQQKNQLYEEIKVMGNSTDFKSIRIILDVDPL